The genome window CACACTCCACAATGCCTGTGGTCTGCTCACTCACGTTAGCACGCTGGCGGGCATCATCTGGGACTCCGGCGCTGCCTCTATCAGGGACTGCCAGGTGTTTGTGGAGTTCGGGATCACAAAGCCAAACTCGAAGAACCACTctgcaggaagaaggaaaagctgGTGAGCGGGCACCCCGGACAGTCTCTGAGCTCCTCgtccaccccctgcccctttAGAGTGAGCCTCTTCTTACCCCAAGAACCACAAACGAAGCCATCAGAAACCTCCCGGGTCAGAGGCATGGGAAAGGTCACGCAAGGCCCCTCGGGCTGTCCTCTGGACCACACCAGAGGCTCACTCCCTATGCTCTAGGGTCTAAAGGACGAGGACCAGTGGGCGGATACAGTACAAGCAATGTTTTCTCAGAAGTAGGCTATGCGTACATGATAAACAGAAGAACAGAATAGGCCTTTCGCTTGGAATTTCAGCTGTGAGACACACATGTGCCCTCTTACAGTTCACGGTGGAAACTCAATGCAGAGCGGCCTTGCCAGTCCGATGCGCAGGAGACAGAGAGCACCGGACCAGGCCCTCATCGGCAGCTTCCTCGTGACCACGTTACAATTCGCCAGTGATAAAGCAGGCGCCGGCCCAGGCCCACCAGGGTCAGAAACCCTTTTGTTGGGCTCGAAGGCCCTTGTCATtgccagctttgtttttgtttgtttttcctggggCCCCCAGTCTCTCAGGGTGTAGGAATCCCATCACAATCTGAGTTGCAAAGTGAACGTTACCAAAGCAGTGCTTTTAGTTCACTGGGTCCTGCCTTTTTTCCCTGTCACTCTAACTGTGGCTTCCAGCAGTAGGCCACAGAATACCTTCTAGGCATTGCCCTTTGAAGTAAACTTTCTGTTCCAGGCggaatttttccatttgctcTGCTGAAGAGAAGTTCAATTCTCGAGACACTGCCTTGCACTTGAGGATTTTCTTGGGAACACGGGctggtaaagaaaaagaaatattgaagcCATTCTCAATGAAAATCACATACTATAATGCTTCAAGTTTCTGGAAGCTTCTTAGAGCTGATTTAAAGAGCACATTATCTATGTTAAATTTCAGAGAATGCCTTGGTAACAGAATTACACTTTTTAATTAAAGGCAGAGGTCCCCAACTGGTCAAGTGCATCTGACtgaaagatctttatttttttttaaaaagattttatatatttgagagagacagagagagggagaggacagagggagtgggagagggtgaagtagacttcccgctgagcagagagcttgatgcaTGGATGCGgaggtgcggggctcgatcccaggaccctgagatcatgaccggagccaaaggcagacgcttaaccaactgagccacccaggcacctccctgaAAGATATTTAAGAAACATCAGATGTAGTGCATCTAAGGGCCTTCCCTAGCTGCTCTCATCAGGAAAAAGGTTGAATGGGCACCTTCTCTACTCTGTTCTGTTGGTTTTAAccccttagtttttcttttattcagggagataaaaatgcaaattttcttttggaaaaaaatgttgagaGCTTAGTTTATATCTTTAGGTATGTTCTAATGCTAAAATTTCAGCACAAAATGGGTTTtgggaagtgagagaaaaaaaaggtaggaaaggAACTAGGAATCTCAACAACACATGCTGTGCCCTCAGGGGTTTGCCCATTAGGGTCTGCATTAATTTAGCTCCCTGATGCTTAGGCCCAGCTCCAGAAACATCAGAGCCCTGTGCAGACAAAGGG of Halichoerus grypus chromosome 4, mHalGry1.hap1.1, whole genome shotgun sequence contains these proteins:
- the PDE6D gene encoding retinal rod rhodopsin-sensitive cGMP 3',5'-cyclic phosphodiesterase subunit delta; this encodes MSAKDERAREILRGFKLNWMNLRDAETGKILWQGTEDLSVPGVEHEARVPKKILKCKAVSRELNFSSAEQMEKFRLEQKVYFKGQCLEEWFFEFGFVIPNSTNTWQSLIEAAPESQMMPASVLTGNVIIETKFFDDDLLVSTSRVRLFYV